ATCTGCTAGGGTTTAAGGCTCAGGTGTTTTAGCGCCAAAAAGAAGGGGAAGACAATACGGATTGCAAGAAGTGCGACCTTTAGGAGCATTGTCATTCAAGCCAAAATAGATAATTAAGCCTCATTTCATTTTCTTAAGTCGGAAAGGCCTCCCTTTTTTCTTCCAAAGGAGCACTTTGATTGTTTGTAAACCTATTGCCAATAATTTTGGGTTAAACTTTGATGGAACCTGAGCCTATAGAAGCCACTTTTGCCGCTCATCTCAAGAATCCTGTTTTAAGCCTGTTTTTCGGAAAAGGAGCTTAAAACAGACTTTTACCTACAGGCATACTTGGTTCAAAAGGAAGGGTCTTTCTATAGAAATTATCTTTGCTTGAGGTTGAAGGCTAATAACTTACGAAGATGGAATAGGTATAGCTATAGTATGGAAGCGCTTCTAAACCTACTGGGCAAGTACTGCTTGGGCCTTTTGTGGATGGCAGTTACTATTTGGCCAGTTATTTCTGCCCAAGCGCAGGGCAGTGTCCAAAATGATAAAGCAGGTAGCTCCATTTCTTACATATTAGTGCACCCATTTCATACAGTCACAGGGGTAAGCCACCAGGTTTCCAGCACTTTGGTTTTGGGAGCAGAGACTGACCAGATACAGGCAGTGCAGGTTACTGTGCCGGTAAAAAGCTTTGACAGTGGTAACAGGGCCCGCGACAAAGACATGCGAAAAACCACTGAGGCCGATACTTATCAAGAGGTGACTTTTAAAAGCACCAACCTCACCCAAACTTACGGAAGCCTACAAGTGCAAGGTCAATTAGGGTTCCATGGGGTAACCAAAGACATTTCCTTTGAAGCTACTTTTCAGCAGAAAAACAGCAATCTTGTGGTAAAAGGGCAGTTCCCGATAAGCCTGGAAGCCTATCAGATTAAACGGCCGTCTATCTTTAAAATGAAAGTTAAAGACGAGCTTACGGTCAAATTTCAAATGGTGTACCCTTTGGCAAAGCAAGGGAACTGAGCCTGAATCCCTGGTCCATAATATGATATATATCACTTTCAGCAAATTGAGGGGTTTTTTGTTTGATTTTGGCCAGACGGCCGCCTAGTTTAACCCGGTGTAAGAAGGTATTTAAGTCTTGCACGTAGTCAAGTGAGCAGGAAGCTGGTAGTGCTGGTAATTCTGGCGATAATAGTGGCCCTACAGGTGATGTATGTGCTGCAGGGAAGAGAAACTGAGCAGGCGTCCCAAGGCCCAAAAAAAGCGATGTCCTCAGAAATAATGGCTGCCCGGTATCTGGGCAGCGAGTCTTGCAGGACGTGCCATGAGAAAGAATTCAAGGACTGGAAAGGCTCAGACCATGACCTGGCCATGCAGAAGGCTACTTCTGAATTTGTGCGGGGCAATTTCAATAACCAGGTCTATGTGAGCCAGGGCGTCATCTCCCGGTTTTACCAGAAAAACGGGAAGTATTTCGTGCATACCCAGTGGCCCAAGGGCGTGTATGATGAGTTTGAGATCAAATTCACCTACGGCGTTTACCCGTTACAGCAGTATTTGGTGGAGCTTCCGGATGGGAAACTGCAATGCCTGCGCACCGCCTGGGACAGCAAGCAGAACAAATGGTTCGACCTGTACCCCCACACCAAGGTAAACCCGAATGAGTGGCTGCACTGGACCAGAGGCGGCCTCAACTGGAACACTATGTGCGCCGACTGCCACTCAACTGACGTGCGTAAAAATTACCTTCCGGAGCTAGACTCCTTTGCCACCACCTATTCTATTATAAACGTAAGCTGCGAGTCTTGCCATGGCCCGGGCAGCACGCACGTGAATTTCGTTGCCTCCAATAAGGGGAAACTGCCCCAGCCTTATGATGCCGCGCAGCATCTGCACCAGACCAAAAGCCTTACCTCTAAAGAGCAGGTAGACCAATGCGCCCGCTGCCACGCCAGAAGAGAGCAAATTACTCCTGCCTTTGACCATACCGGAACGTTCATGGACCACTATGTGCCGGCCGTTTTACGGGATGACCTGTATTACCCAGACGGTCAGATAAAGGAAGAGGACTATGAATACGCCTCATTTCTGCAAAGCAAGATGTATATGAACGGCGTAAAATGCGCCAACTGCCATAACCCCCACAGCCTTAAGCTGGTGAAGCCCGGCAACGCCCTGTGTGGGCAATGCCATTCCCTTAAAAAGTTTGAGGCCACCTCGCACACCTTCCACGCGCTCAACACCGAAGCTTCCCAATGTGTCAACTGCCATATGGCGGGCACCACCTACATGGGCAATGACTTCCGGCGGGACCATAGTTTCAGGGTTCCCCGGCCAGACCAGAGCGTCTTGTATGCCACGCCTAATGCCTGCAATAACTGCCACAAAGAAAAAACCGCCCAGTGGGCCGCCACTGCAATAGAGAAAAGGTACGGCAAAACCCGTAAGCCCCATTTCTCAGATGTCCTTACCCTGGCCAGCACCCGCACGCCAGCCTCTGCTAAAGGGCTGATGAGATTGCTGCAGGACAAAAAACAGCCGCCCATTGTAAAGGCTACGGCGCTCTGGTACCTGGGCCAGGTGAAGAAGGACCAGGAATCTGTTTCGGTGTTTGCCAGAGCTCTAAGCGACCCGGAGCCTATCATCAGGTATGCGGCAGTGAAAGAACTCACCGCCTTTCCGCAGGACCAAACCCAGGAGTACCTATTACCTCTTCTCAAAGACCCCACGCGGTCGGTGCGGATCGCGGCCGCTGATGCCCTGGCGGGAGTACCAGAGATAAATTTGCCAGCAGACCTGCAGACACCGTTTAGAAAAGCTACCTGGGAACTGGAAACAAACCTCAGGGAACGGGCAGATTTCCCGGGCGGTCAAATGGAGGCGGGCCAGTACTTTGAGCGGAAAGGGGAGACCGGAAAAGCCGAAGTGGCCTACCAAAGGTCTCTTTCCATTGACTCACTCTTTAACCCCGCCCGGCTCAACCTGGCCTACCTCTACAACCGGCAGGGGAGTAATGAAAAAGCCATTTCGCTGTTTAACCTGATCCTGAAACAGGAACCTGCCTACGCCGAAGGGTATTATTCCCTGGGACTTTTGTACGCCGAGATCAAAAAGCTGGATTTGGCCCTGGTCAACCTGAAAAAGGCCACGCAGCTGGATAAGAACAATACCAGAGCCTTGTATAACCTGGGCTTGGTCTACCAGCACTTAAAGCAAACTGAAGCGGCGGAACAAACTTATCTCAAAGGTTTGCAGGTAGAACCCAATTCCTTAGACTTAGGGAATGCCCTGGTTATATTATATGTGCAAACGAATAAACCAGACAAGGCCAACCAGCAACTAGCGCTTCTGCTGCAAAAACACCCTGGTAACGCGCTTTTGTTGCAAATGAAGGAGTACCTAAGTGCGAAGCGGAATTAGGGGAGAGGGATTAGTAGTCTTTAGATACTCTAGCCAAGTAAGAATCTTATTTTAGGGGAAATAGAATCAATTAACTCAGAAGACAGGAGGAATTTACTGGTAAGGTCTTCCATTAATGTGGAATTGTTTATTTAACCGATGGCGATTGCCGTTGGCCTAAGGCTAAAAATTACACTTTATTTTAATATGTTAGTTCTTCAGGTAAGGCTTTTTAAATTTATATGTTTTGAGCCTGTTTTAAGTAAAATAGCCCTAAAACAGAATTTCCTTGTAAGTCTTTGCATCACCCATCAAAAGTGATAGTAATACCAGATTCAATTATTCTCCAAATCGTCAAGCCAATCAATATATAGACAACTGCCACATTATAAAAAACTATTTTAACATATTTTTTTGATTCTTCGTTTACTGTATCGGAATTTTCAGGCCAGAAGAATGGCAGAAGTAAAATTAGTGAAATTCCGAATTGATCCCAGAATTCAGTTGGATTGCTGAGGTCTGCTCCGTCTTTGAAATCAGCATGAGATTCATACTTTTTCAAATCGGCCCTGACTTCCTTTAAGTATTTCCAGTGAAACACTTTTTTTACCTGCAGTACCAAAACTGTTGCAACAAACAATATTAATAAGACTTCCATTTTAAATAATTAAACAAAAACGCTCATTAACTTTTGAACGAAATTATTCGATTTATCTTCCGTAATTATAATGCTTCAAACTTCTTGAGTAATAAAGAAAGATCCCCAAAGCTGATTCCATTCCCAAGATAGTATTTTTCAGATAAACCCTTTTGAAAAGACTGGAACAACTATCAGCTTATGAGAGAGTAGAAGATGCCTTAAAAACCCAGAGTCTGCTCTACTAAATTTTCTCCTTAAAAAAGTCCTGCTCTGTTTTGGGCACGTTTTCCGGAAAACAGGCTCAAAACGGTTCTGCAGGTGTGAAAAAGTAGCCGCCCCAAGGCCAAACCCGTTCCGGCACCCCGCTTTATTTTGTATCTTTGCTCTTTGTAATAGATTCCTATGATGAAGAACATCCGCAATTTTTGCATTATTGCGCATATTGACCACGGCAAAAGTACCCTCGCTGACCGTTTACTGGAGTTTACTTCTTCCGTTACGGAGCGGGAGATGCAAAACCAGCTTTTAGATAACATGGACCTGGAACGGGAACGCGGCATCACGATCAAGAGCCACGCCATCCAGATGAATTATCATTATAAAGGCGAAGACTACGTTCTTAACCTCATTGACACTCCGGGCCACGTAGATTTTAGTTACGAAGTTTCCCGGTCTATTGCCGCCTGCGAAGGTGCGCTTCTGATTGTTGATGCCAGCCAGGGAATTGAGGCCCAGACCATCTCCAACCTGTATCTGGCCATTGGCAACGACCTGGAAATCATTCCGGTCCTGAACAAGATTGACCTTCCGCACGCCATGCCCGAAGAGGTAAGCGACCAGATTATTGATTTGATTGGCTGTGAACGCGAAGACATTGTGCATGCCTCAGGTAAAGCCGGTATTGGTATTGCTGAGATCCTGGCCGCTATCTGTGACCGCATTCCAGCCCCTAAAGGTGACCCAGATGCTCCTTTGCAGGCCCTGATCTTTGACTCGGTCTTCAACTCGTACCGCGGTATTGAGGTGTACTTCCGGATTATGAACGGCACCTTGCGCAAAGGCGACAAGGTAAAGTTCATTGCCACGGGCAAGCAGTATGAAGCCGACGAGATTGGCGTACTCAAACTAAACCAGGAACCCCGCCAGATTATGGGTGCCGGAAACGTGGGGTACCTCATCTCTGGTATCAAAAACGCCAAAGAGGTAAAGGTAGGGGATACCATTACCCATGCTGCTAACCCAGATACTATCCAGATACAGGGTTTTGAAGAGGTAAAGCCCATGGTATTTGCCGGTATCTATCCGGTGGAGACCACGGAGTACGAGGAACTGCGCTCTTCCATGGAAAAACTGCAGTTGAATGACGCCTCCCTGGTTTGGGAGCCTGAAACCTCGGCTGCACTTGGCTTCGGTTTCCGTTGCGGGTTTTTGGGCATGCTCCACATGGAGATTGTGCAGGAGCGCCTGGAACGCGAATTTGACATGACCGTGATCACCACGGTACCCAGCGTGCAGTTCAAGGCTTTCACCACCAAAGATGGCGAAATTAAAGTGAACGCCCCGTCTGAGATGCCGGAACCTAACTTTATAGACCACATAGAGGAGCCGTTCATCAAGGCCCAGATTATCTCCAAAGCCGAGTACATTGGGCCGATCATTTCCCTTTGTATGGACAAACGCGCCATTCTAAAAGCCCAGAACTTCCTGACCTCAGACCGCGTGGAACTCATCTTTGAGATGCCCCTGGCCGAGATCGTGTTTGACTTCTTTGATAAACTGAAGACCATCAGCCGGGGCTACGCCTCCCTTGACTATGAACTGATCGGTTTCCGGGAGTCACACATGGTCAAGCTGGACATCATGCTCAACGGCGAGAAGGTAGATGCCTTGTCTGCTATTGTGCACCGTGATAAAGCCTATGACTGGGGAAAGCGCCTCTGTGAGAAACTACAGGAGCTGTTACCACGCCAGATGTTTGAGATTGCCATCCAGGCCGCCATCGGGCAAAAGATCATCGCCCGTGAAACCGTGAAAGCTTTGCGTAAAAACGTATTGGCCAAATGCTACGGTGGTGACATTTCCCGTAAACGGAAGCTCCTGGAAAAGCAGAAGAAAGGTAAGAAACGTATGCGCCAGGTAGGTAACGTGGAGATTCCGCAAGAAGCCTTCTTAGCCGTTTTGAAGCTAGATTGATATATTCTTCCAATGACACAAAAAAGCCCCAGCTTAATAGGTTGGGGCTTTTTTGTTATATTTAAAATGTAATCCTCTTCTCTGGTAATGCTCAAAGAAAAGCTAAAACTAGCTGCCTGGCTTTTAAATTCTATTGTCCTCCTGCTGACTTTGGTAGTTGGTACATTAGCTTTTATACTAATGACAGATAAAGAGGCATTATTGGATCAAGAAAAAGAAGGGTGTGCCACAATAAATGAGGAACCTCTGGTTTGTTTTAACATACCCGAAGAGGTGACAAAAAATGAAACTGGCAGAGCCCTTTACCAAACTAATTGCACCCCATGCCACGATTTCTATTCAACTGTTGTAGGCCCACCATTAGCAGGTATTCAAAATCGTCATTCCATTAAGTGGATTCATGCTTTTATAAGAAATTCAGCTGAAATGATAGACAGAAAGGATTCTGCAGCGGTATCCGTTTATCAGCTTTATGCTAAACAACAAATGCCAGCTTTTGCTTTTTCACAAGCTGAATTGGATTCCCTCTATGATTACGTAGCAGCCCAGCCCATTCAATAACTACTAAAAGAGAATTGAAATTTAGGCGTTAATGGTTTTTAAACTGTTTTTATGTAAAAGAGCCCTAAACACCCAGTTCTAGGATTCTTCATTCCTACATCATTCTAGATATACTTTATTGGTAAGCCGTTTAAGCGCTTCATCTAAAGCGCGTCATATTGGTTCACAAGATCCTTCCAGGATGACGAAAAGGGAGTAGGGTACCCTGGAACTAGCTATTAGTGAGATTGTAAATATCCTTGATTTCCTCCAAAATCTGCCTGAAGTTGATTTCCAGATCTATGATTTTGCCGGTATGGAGGTCAAATACCCAACCGTGTACCTCGGGGTAGCCAGTAGCTTGGTAACTCAATTGCATAGCGGCAGTTTTAATAACATTTGTGCATTGTTCTACCACATTCAACTCTACCAAGCGCTCATAGCGGCGTTCCTGGTCTGTAATGGCATTCAATTCATTTTTGTGATGCCGATACACATCTCTAATGTTCCTGAGCCACGGGTTTAATATACCCATGTCTTTGGGTTGCATGGCAGCCTTTACACCCCCGCAGTTGTAATGCCCGCAGACAATGATGTGTTTCACCTTTAGGTATTTAATAGCATAGTTCAGCACCGACATCACGTTCAGGTCCACGTTGTTGACCAGGTTGGCCACGTTGCGGTGCACAAAGGCCTCGCCAGGCCCTAAACCCATCACTTCCTCGGCGGTTACCCGGCTGTCTGAGCAGCCAATATACAGGTATTCAGGGTTTTGCTCTTTGGCCAATTGGCTGAAAAAGTCTTTGTTACTGCCGGTTTTCTCCGCAATCCATTTACGGTTATTCTCAAATATCTCTTCGTATGAGGGCATAGCTCTTGAATAATTGATTTTTCGGTTCGTGGTAAAAGTAATAATTAGTACTGAAATCCGCCGCTTGGGTTTTGACGGAGGTAACCCAATGCCAGGCCAAGCGGCTTTCCCTTCCTTCTACCGTTCACCTATTTAACAGGATTCTTCTTCTACTAGGGTATACCTAGGAAACGTCGCTGTTAGTTTAAATAACTAAAAAAAGAGCTGGCACTTTCCGTAAGGCCTTGTACTTTTGGGCCTTCGTATCACTTCTTCATTTCCAGTACCTATGATTCTGTTAGACGGAAAGAAAACCTCCGAAGCCATTCAAAGTGAAATTGCCGCCGAAGTAGCCCAAATAAAAGCCGAAGGAGGGAAAGCCCCCCACCTAGCTGCCATCCTGGTGGGCAACGACGGCGGGTCCATGACCTATGTGAACAACAAAGTACTGGCCTGTGAGCGCGTGGGCTTTGAGTCTACCCTCATTCATTATGACACTGAGGTAACCGAAGAAGAACTGTTAGCGAAGATCAAAGAGATTAACCAGGATGATACTGTTGACGGCCTGATTGTCCAGTTACCCCTTCCCAAGCACATCAACGCCAACCGGGTGCTGGAGGTAATGGACTATAAAAAAGACGTAGACGGGTTCCACCCGGTCAACGTGGGCCACATGGTAGTGGGCTTGCCATCTTACCTGCCGGCCACGCCCTACGGCATCATGGAACTCCTGGACCGCTATAAGATTGAGACCAAAGGCAAGCATTGCGTAGTGGTAGGCCGAAGTAACATTGTAGGTCTGCCCGTGAGCATCCTTATGAGCAAGTGCACCTTCCCCGGCGATGCCACCGTTACCATCTGCCACCGCCACACCGTAGACCTGGCCTCCCACACCCGCCAGGCAGATATCCTGATTGTAGCCGTGGGCCAGCCCCTAATGATCAAGGCAGATATGGTGAAGGAAGGAGCCGTGGTCATTGACGTAGGCACCACCCGTGTGCCAGACGCCACCCGTGAAAGAGGCTGGCGCCTGCGCGGGGATGTGGACTTTGACAATGTGGCCTCCAAATGCAGCTACATTACCCCGGTTCCCGGCGGCGTAGGTCCCCTCACCATCTCCATGTTACTGAAGAACACCCTTCGGGCCGCTAAGAAAGAAGTACACGCGTAACCCACTTATAAAAGAAAAGCCGCTCTGTTTTAGAGCGGCTTTTCTTTTATAAGTGGGTAGTTGTTGGTTGTTAGTGTTTAGTTGTTAGGGGAAGTTTTGAAGGAATATCAGTCTTCAGTATTTTACGTTTTGGGCCTGTTTTCTGAAAAACGGCCTCAAAACGCAATAACGTGGTTCCTTCTCCCTCAGGGAGAAGGGTAGGATGAGGGGAATTGCTCCCAACTGAAAAGAAAGAATTCCTCAGAAGAACCGGGGCATATATTCAGGTAGGGGCAATCCCTTGTGGTTGCCCTTCACGTATGCTACCGTATTAGGGCAACCACAAGGGATTGCCCCTACATCAAATTCCAAATTTTGTTACCCTTTCCTGCACAGCACTTGCTTAGAAGACCTCGTAGCGTACGCAGCTCCTGCGAGCGTCTGGGCCAATAACCCTCAATGCATCTTCTCCTGTGTAAACACCCCCTTCGCCCCCTCAAGGGGGGAGTCACTTTGTAGCAAGCGGTAATTGCGTTTTAAGCCTGTATTCTGGAAAATAACTCCAAAACAGAAAACCTCCTTTATCCATCCTCCTAATCACTAACACCCAATCACTAACAACTACATCGTCCCTACCTTATGCTTTTGTCTGAGCAGCAGGGCCAGTGAGGCGTAGTCGTTGGGGAGTTCCGTTACTTGTTTGGTTTTACCCATAAAAGCCTGGAGCTGCGCGGGTAACTCAATTTCCTCGCCCAGCACTTCTTCCATGCTTTCCTTGAATTTGGCAGGGTGGGCGGTTTCCAGGAAAATGCCTTGGGTGCCTAGTTTTGGGAGTTCCTGTTTCAGGCCCAGGTAACCAATGGCGCCGTGGGGATCTAGCGAATAGCCTTTAGTTTGGTAAAGGTGTCTGATGGCGTGTTTAATGGCCTCGTCATCGGCCCAGAACCCTTTCACTACCTGTTGCAGGTCTTCTAATTCCTGGCTGAACAGTTCCAGTATGCGGGGGAAGTTGTTGGGGTTGCCCACGTCCATGGCGTTAGCGATGGTCGACACCGATGGCGCAGGGCGGTATACACCGTTGGCTAGGTAATCAGGGACTATTTTATTGAGGTTGGTAGTAGCCAGGAAATACGTGACCGGCAGGCCCATGCGGTAGGCCAGCAAGCCCGCCGCCAGATTCCCGAAGTTGCCGCTGGGCACGGCAATGGTCAGATCCTGACCTTCGGGGTTCAGCTTTTTCCACTGGCCCCAAGCATGGAAGTAATACACCATTTGCGGCAGCCAGCGGGCCACATTGATGGAGTTCGCCGAAGACAAATTCATTTCCTGGTTCAATTCCTCGTCTGAGAAAGCCTGCTTGACTAGGGCCTGGCAGTCATCAAAGGTTCCTTCTACGCCCACGGCACTAATGTTCTGCCCCAGCGTGGCAAACTGCATTTCTTGAATGGCGCTTACGCCGTCTACCGGGTATAGCACCACCACGTCAATGTTTTCCAGGCCCAAAAAGCCATTGGCCACGGCGCTTCCGGTATCCCCGGAGGTAGCCACCAGCACCGTGATCGGCTGGTCTGGTTCCGCGAAGGCCTGCAGGCACCGTGACATGAAACGGGCGCCCACGTCTTTGAAGGCGCAGGTGGGGCCATGGAACAACTCCAGCGCATACACGCCTTCCTCCACGGCCACCAGCGGAATAGGGAACGTGAAGACCTCCGCGCAGATTTTCTTTAGGTTTTCCTCTGGAATATCCGGGGCCACAAAGGCCTTCAAAACCTCAACCGCAATGTCGTGCAGCGAAAGGAAGGGGAGTTGAGCAAAAAAGGAGGCGGGTAGGGCAGGGATTTCCTTCGGAAAGAAAAGGCCTTTGTCTTTGGGGAGGCCCTTGATCACGACTTCTTTGAAGCTTAGTTCTTTGGACTGGCCGTTGGTGCTGTAGTAGTTCATGCCTGCGCGGGTTGTAAGAGAGATTGTTCCACTAACCGAACCCCTTGGTCGGGTACTTGAGATACGTAGGTTTTGGTGTCTATGCCGCTGTGGGCGTACACTTTTTCCATGGCCTCCTGCACCGCCTGGGCCTGGGCCAAGGTAGCCGACAAGGCGAAAATAGAGGGCCCAGAGCCAGAGATACCGGCGCCCAGGGCCCCAGCGGCCAGCGCGGCGGCTTTCACCTGGTGGAATAGCGGGATAAGAATGGAGCGCTCGGGTTCAAAGATCTCGTCATGCAGGCTGCGGCCCAGCAAAGCGTAATCTTTCATTAACAGCCCCGCCATAAACCCGGCAAGGTTACCCCACTGGGTAATGCCTTTCTTTAACGGAATCTCCTGCTTAAGAATGCTTCGAGAAAGAGACGTTTTCAACTCAATCTGGGGGTAGAGAATAGTGCAATACAGGTCCAAAGGCACGCCCAACGGAACCACATCCAGCGGGGAATAGTCCCGCACCAGCACAAAACCACCCAGCAGAGAAGGGGCCACATTGTCGGCGTGGGCCGAGCCGGAGGCTTTTTTCTCGCCTTCCATGGCGTACAGCACCAGTGCCTGGGTAGTAAAGGGCTTTCCCAGCAGTTCATTTACCGCAAAGGCCGCCGCTGCCGAACTGGCCGCGCTGCTGCCCAGGCCACTGCCCACCGGCATTCCTTTGTGCAGCTGCATTTCCAGGCCATGGGTGATATGGAGGTCAGTGAGCATTTTGTGGGCCACCACGCCAATTACGTTCTCCGTGGGGTCACTGGAAAGCCCGTCAATGCCATGGATGGCAGTAATGGTAATGCCTGGTTGTTCTGTTTTACGGGCCCATACCTCATCGCCGGGCTGGTCCAGGGCAAAGCCCAGGACGTCAAAGCCGCAACAGACATTGGCCACGGTGGCCGGGGCGTAGGCTTTGATAAATTCGTTGTTTTGCATGGTAGAAGGTGCTGGTAGCTGGCGCTGGATTTAAGCTTTTGGGCCAAGCCAATGCTTTGTTTTATGGTTTGAATAGAAACTTAACCTTAGATTAATTGATAGCCTAAAATTCAATAGGTTATGCAAATGCTTCTTCCGTTTCTTTTACCGGTAAAAAGAACCGGTCATGAAGCAGGTTCACGGCACGGTGCGCGTCCTGGGTGCTGAGTACCACGGAGATGATCCGTTCGGTAGCTCCCTGAGCAATAGCCCTGATATTGATCTCATTATCGCCTAAAAGGGAGAAGGCTTTGCCGGCTATACCGGGCTGTTTGATCATGCCGTTGCCCACTAGGGCCACAATGCTCATAGGCGTTTCCAAACTCACGGGGTTCAGGAGTCCCTGGGCCATGTCGTCGGCAAATTCCTGACTTATGGCCTGTACGGCTTTCTGGCCATCGGCTTCGGCTAAGCCCAGGGTAATGCTCTGCTCTGAGGAGGACTGCGTGATAAAGTAGATGTTGATGTTCTCGGTGGCCACTGCTTTGAACAGGCGCATGGCCACGCCCGGTACGCCCACCATGCCGCTGCCACTCACGGTGAGTACCGCCATATGGTCTATGCAGGAAATTCCTTTCACGTGCTGCGCGCTAGGGGCTGGGGTTGCGGAGATCAAGGTGCCCTTGTGGCTGGGGTTGAAGGTGTTTTTCAATACCAAGGGAATTTTGGCCGCGACCAGTGGGGCAATGGTAGGGGGGTACAAGACCTTCGCCCCGAAATACGCCAGCTCCATGGCTTCCTCGTAGCTGAGCTCTTCAATGGAATAGGCGGCCGCGGCTTTGCGGGGATCGGTGGTGTACATTCCGTCTACGTCTGACCAGATCTCCAGCAGGTCTGCCTGCATAGCCGCGGCATAAAGCGAGGCGGTATAGTCAGAGCCGCCCCGGCCCAGCACGGTAGTCTTGCCTTCCGCGGAGCGTGAGATAAATCCCGGAGCCACCATTAATGAAGCTTCCGGCAATTGGTTCTGCATGCGGCGGTAGGTTTCCTTCAGGTTGACTTTGGCATTCAGGAAATTGGCATCGGTTTGGATGTACTCGCGGCTGTCCAGCAACACATTGGGCAGGCCGTGGTGCTGCAGGGCCACCGAGACCAGCGCTGAGGAAAGCAACTCGCCGTAGGCCATCACACGGGCCCTGGTGCTGTCACTGAGCTCATCCAGCAGGTAAACGCCTTTGGTCACGTCCTCCAACTCGCGCAGAATCAATTTGATCTTGCCCTTTATCTCAATCTGCTGGCTCATGGGCACCAATTCCTCAATGGCCTGCATGTGCTTGGTTTCCAGGGTCTGGATCACCTCCTGGTATGCGGGGTCATGCGCAGAAGCTTTTTGGTACAGCGT
This Rufibacter radiotolerans DNA region includes the following protein-coding sequences:
- a CDS encoding carbonic anhydrase; the protein is MPSYEEIFENNRKWIAEKTGSNKDFFSQLAKEQNPEYLYIGCSDSRVTAEEVMGLGPGEAFVHRNVANLVNNVDLNVMSVLNYAIKYLKVKHIIVCGHYNCGGVKAAMQPKDMGILNPWLRNIRDVYRHHKNELNAITDQERRYERLVELNVVEQCTNVIKTAAMQLSYQATGYPEVHGWVFDLHTGKIIDLEINFRQILEEIKDIYNLTNS
- a CDS encoding HEAT repeat domain-containing protein yields the protein MSRKLVVLVILAIIVALQVMYVLQGRETEQASQGPKKAMSSEIMAARYLGSESCRTCHEKEFKDWKGSDHDLAMQKATSEFVRGNFNNQVYVSQGVISRFYQKNGKYFVHTQWPKGVYDEFEIKFTYGVYPLQQYLVELPDGKLQCLRTAWDSKQNKWFDLYPHTKVNPNEWLHWTRGGLNWNTMCADCHSTDVRKNYLPELDSFATTYSIINVSCESCHGPGSTHVNFVASNKGKLPQPYDAAQHLHQTKSLTSKEQVDQCARCHARREQITPAFDHTGTFMDHYVPAVLRDDLYYPDGQIKEEDYEYASFLQSKMYMNGVKCANCHNPHSLKLVKPGNALCGQCHSLKKFEATSHTFHALNTEASQCVNCHMAGTTYMGNDFRRDHSFRVPRPDQSVLYATPNACNNCHKEKTAQWAATAIEKRYGKTRKPHFSDVLTLASTRTPASAKGLMRLLQDKKQPPIVKATALWYLGQVKKDQESVSVFARALSDPEPIIRYAAVKELTAFPQDQTQEYLLPLLKDPTRSVRIAAADALAGVPEINLPADLQTPFRKATWELETNLRERADFPGGQMEAGQYFERKGETGKAEVAYQRSLSIDSLFNPARLNLAYLYNRQGSNEKAISLFNLILKQEPAYAEGYYSLGLLYAEIKKLDLALVNLKKATQLDKNNTRALYNLGLVYQHLKQTEAAEQTYLKGLQVEPNSLDLGNALVILYVQTNKPDKANQQLALLLQKHPGNALLLQMKEYLSAKRN
- a CDS encoding c-type cytochrome — protein: MLKEKLKLAAWLLNSIVLLLTLVVGTLAFILMTDKEALLDQEKEGCATINEEPLVCFNIPEEVTKNETGRALYQTNCTPCHDFYSTVVGPPLAGIQNRHSIKWIHAFIRNSAEMIDRKDSAAVSVYQLYAKQQMPAFAFSQAELDSLYDYVAAQPIQ
- a CDS encoding bifunctional 5,10-methylenetetrahydrofolate dehydrogenase/5,10-methenyltetrahydrofolate cyclohydrolase: MILLDGKKTSEAIQSEIAAEVAQIKAEGGKAPHLAAILVGNDGGSMTYVNNKVLACERVGFESTLIHYDTEVTEEELLAKIKEINQDDTVDGLIVQLPLPKHINANRVLEVMDYKKDVDGFHPVNVGHMVVGLPSYLPATPYGIMELLDRYKIETKGKHCVVVGRSNIVGLPVSILMSKCTFPGDATVTICHRHTVDLASHTRQADILIVAVGQPLMIKADMVKEGAVVIDVGTTRVPDATRERGWRLRGDVDFDNVASKCSYITPVPGGVGPLTISMLLKNTLRAAKKEVHA
- the lepA gene encoding translation elongation factor 4; the protein is MKNIRNFCIIAHIDHGKSTLADRLLEFTSSVTEREMQNQLLDNMDLERERGITIKSHAIQMNYHYKGEDYVLNLIDTPGHVDFSYEVSRSIAACEGALLIVDASQGIEAQTISNLYLAIGNDLEIIPVLNKIDLPHAMPEEVSDQIIDLIGCEREDIVHASGKAGIGIAEILAAICDRIPAPKGDPDAPLQALIFDSVFNSYRGIEVYFRIMNGTLRKGDKVKFIATGKQYEADEIGVLKLNQEPRQIMGAGNVGYLISGIKNAKEVKVGDTITHAANPDTIQIQGFEEVKPMVFAGIYPVETTEYEELRSSMEKLQLNDASLVWEPETSAALGFGFRCGFLGMLHMEIVQERLEREFDMTVITTVPSVQFKAFTTKDGEIKVNAPSEMPEPNFIDHIEEPFIKAQIISKAEYIGPIISLCMDKRAILKAQNFLTSDRVELIFEMPLAEIVFDFFDKLKTISRGYASLDYELIGFRESHMVKLDIMLNGEKVDALSAIVHRDKAYDWGKRLCEKLQELLPRQMFEIAIQAAIGQKIIARETVKALRKNVLAKCYGGDISRKRKLLEKQKKGKKRMRQVGNVEIPQEAFLAVLKLD
- a CDS encoding YceI family protein encodes the protein MAVTIWPVISAQAQGSVQNDKAGSSISYILVHPFHTVTGVSHQVSSTLVLGAETDQIQAVQVTVPVKSFDSGNRARDKDMRKTTEADTYQEVTFKSTNLTQTYGSLQVQGQLGFHGVTKDISFEATFQQKNSNLVVKGQFPISLEAYQIKRPSIFKMKVKDELTVKFQMVYPLAKQGN
- the thrC gene encoding threonine synthase, whose amino-acid sequence is MNYYSTNGQSKELSFKEVVIKGLPKDKGLFFPKEIPALPASFFAQLPFLSLHDIAVEVLKAFVAPDIPEENLKKICAEVFTFPIPLVAVEEGVYALELFHGPTCAFKDVGARFMSRCLQAFAEPDQPITVLVATSGDTGSAVANGFLGLENIDVVVLYPVDGVSAIQEMQFATLGQNISAVGVEGTFDDCQALVKQAFSDEELNQEMNLSSANSINVARWLPQMVYYFHAWGQWKKLNPEGQDLTIAVPSGNFGNLAAGLLAYRMGLPVTYFLATTNLNKIVPDYLANGVYRPAPSVSTIANAMDVGNPNNFPRILELFSQELEDLQQVVKGFWADDEAIKHAIRHLYQTKGYSLDPHGAIGYLGLKQELPKLGTQGIFLETAHPAKFKESMEEVLGEEIELPAQLQAFMGKTKQVTELPNDYASLALLLRQKHKVGTM